The stretch of DNA AGTTATCGAATTGCGCCGAAAACAGATACGAACCCGGAATGTTGCGGCACGCACGTTGTTCGGGGGAATAGCTCGACGCGCGCGCCGCGCCGATCGCGGCGCGATCGAGCAGCATCGACCCGCTCGAACGGTAGACCGATGCGTCGAGCACGGCGCCGCTCGCCGACAGGTGCACCTCGACTTCGGTCGTTCCGGTTAGGCCTTCCTCACTCGCGAGCTGCGGAATCTCGGGCGCTACCGGCGCAATCGTTTTCGCCGGAACGTCGGGCGCGGTACACGCCGGCTTCGGCGTTGGAGTCGCTACCGCCGGTGCCGCGGTGCCGACCACGATACTGCCCGGCGGCGCGCTCGGGAACCCCGTCGTCACCGGACCGATCGGCGGGCGTTGCGGGCCGCGCGCGGCCGGTCGCCCCAGATGCGATGCAAGACGCACCGCATGAATTGCAACGGCATGCGGACTCGGCCGATGCGCTTTCGCGAGTTTCGGGGGCGGCGTTGGACGCGGCGTCGGTTTCGGTACGACGGCGATGTGAACGATGCGCAGCGTTGCCGGCGGTTGCTCGGGCGCAGCCTTCGCCTCTTTAACGGGAACGAAGGGCAAGATCAGCAGATGCAGCGCGATCGAGACGGCAATCGCAATCTGCAAGACACGCGAATTCGATGTGCGCTTCATACCTGCAACAACCGCTCGCGCGGTACGCTCGTGACGCGCGCGTGCGCGCCGTGCCGCTCGTCACATAGCGGCGCCTTCGAACGTTGCTCCTTGCAG from Candidatus Baltobacteraceae bacterium encodes:
- a CDS encoding TonB family protein, giving the protein MQIAIAVSIALHLLILPFVPVKEAKAAPEQPPATLRIVHIAVVPKPTPRPTPPPKLAKAHRPSPHAVAIHAVRLASHLGRPAARGPQRPPIGPVTTGFPSAPPGSIVVGTAAPAVATPTPKPACTAPDVPAKTIAPVAPEIPQLASEEGLTGTTEVEVHLSASGAVLDASVYRSSGSMLLDRAAIGAARASSYSPEQRACRNIPGSYLFSAQFDN